In Carassius carassius chromosome 2, fCarCar2.1, whole genome shotgun sequence, the DNA window GGCCAAACACGCCGTGTCTGAGGGCACCAAGGCCGTCACCAAGTACACCAGCTCCAAGTAGAGCTCCGCTGCAGCTCAACacacaaaggctcttttaagagccaccctACTTCTCACTGAAGAGCTTCTTTGTGATGTTAAACATGTGATTGGTTGAATTTTTGGTGTTTACAGTGATTGGCGTTTTTTGGATCATTCCACAGAAACGTCCTCTTTTGGTAtggcaaaatgtgttttttttatttttttttttacgtgtaaAACGAAGCCACATTATTGGAGTACTTTTTGACTTTATGTATAaattagagttgtgacgttcgcgaacgaaccgattcttttgaacggctcataaacatgaacgatgggagccgagtcgcggctggaggggagccgttctttctgtcgttcttttatcctatgcgtgtttcacacagatacacacaaatgagctcctccgcgagacataacagttatgggggaggggcgcacccagcgcaggccaaccctttatagcgtgatgatattagttattagttgtgcacgcatccttcacgtgagtaggactccagtggaaaaaaaaccctgcgtgcctctgtcattgtcagctgtcacagacattcattgcatcaaaatgttcttgtgtgataacaatgttcttgtgtggaagtgtttgtagtaaaagctgttttgcacagaaattcattgcagctggctttgtttttgatgtttatttgtgagtaggtattgtatgaataacataagtcaacgtagctttacacacacacacacactttgtactaaaggtaaatccaaaatagtgatgtcactgtctaagcagaaggatttgtgcaaccctatggaatatagtccacacatgacaaatgaggtaataatcaatatttcagaataattcaaactcagatattggtgtgtgatatcggagttttaattatttgactacaaatctcacctcatcattcttcccagtgattatttccaggataaactgagatgcccccaagctggcttcttaaaactgactaaatatttaaaaagagccaaaagagccgttcttttgaacggctctttgaaaggaacggatcgcgaagatccggatcccctcaaagagccataaatcctaTCACTAGTATAAATATAAACGACAGCTtagttatttttctatttaacttATTTGTGCAATTATTTCAAGACCACgcgaaccatttttttttttaacactggtctttatcaataataaaattatatatatatatttatatattttttttaacatatgtCAGAGTTCTAGAATAGAAATGAAAATGCAAGATATAAGGAGattgttacatttaattttaaagaaatgaacaggggtatttttataaccgtgactttttttacgcggttcggcctttcgtccacacgaaaacgcggtttcagggcaccgaaactgaacatttttgaaaactacggccagggtgagcattttcagaaatgccggttgcagtgttgtggtgtggacagtataaccggggtttttgccttgtgacgtcagagtgtgcgccgctgactgcttctgattggccacggtgactttacaatttgggttatatcgccgcctgctggtgtggcatgctcttgacagcgcttgatagcatgtttttgcgttttcatgtggatgggattttttttttaaacgcaggaggaaaaactccggttataaaaatacccgtgtccgtgtggactaggccatAGTGATCTTCACTGGTGTTACCCATCAGGAAGGTAACGCCAGTAACAGTTTTCATGAAAAAACGGAGTCTGCTGTAAGGTATCAAACCATTTGTTGTCAATCATTGCATATTCACTAAATAAAGTAGTTTAATCCATttctaatagttttttttttttttttacaattccctAACAATAAATAGGTTATACCAGTGATGACAACTAAAAGCTTCATATGAAATTGTGAGTTAAGAAAGTTTCTGATAATTGAAAAGAAACGGTGTACTTAACATGGGCTTTTTTCATAGATCTTTAGAAAATAGGAAGAAGGAGGTCAAGTGATGTCATCATCAGTGTGATGTTTATtacaaaatgacagattttttgtcAAACGGTAAAACAGTGACACACATCCTGGGGACCACTGTTTTcactatatattttataatatttattgagcattttattatgtcatttatatcatatatttgatagttattaataaattttttgtaatttaaatggtAGAAAAGCTTGATATTGACTGAAATAAAGCACTTTCCCTGTGTACATGGCTGTGGGGACGagcagttttgtggttctgtaaCTAGACAATTTAATAACGAGAGGACAAAGCAGTATCCCAGTAAAATATTCATCTGAGAAATAAATTCCTCTCTACGATGTGTGagtatgtgtacacacacacacacagtccataTTTGAATTGCAGATGTCAtttactgttaattaaaatgtaattattcctcAGATAACCCATAGGTCTAACtgcactgtaaaatgtaattagttgACTTTACTTAGAACaattgaggaaaccgattgccttaaaatTTCCAAGTAaagtattttattgatttttagttGGCACAACTTAACGTTTGTATACCAAACTTTTTAATCAAGTATACTTGAGTAAAGCTGACTCAAACTCATTAGTTGTGTTAAGAGTTCACATTACCAGGAAAAAAAAACGATTGCCTTAAAAAATTGAAGTAAgctgaactaaaaaaaaagtaaagacaaAAATCAACACCTGACCTCaggtaaaacattatttattatcaatTGTAAAATACAGTGTACCAAACAATCATTTAGACACTTCtaaatgtaaaacatattttactcACAAAAAGCACATCTCGTTAACAAATGTGCAGCGCAAGtacaaccaaaataaaaaatatgactgATGAATGAATTTCGAATTTGATAATCTTTGACCTGAAATGAACAGAACAGTTGACCTTTTAAAAGCATCAATGTTAGCTTAATGCAGGACAATTACacttcccccccaaaaaaaaaaaaaaaaaaaaaacaaccttgcagggtaaaaatgttaaacaaaaacatttaacaataaaACCATTATACGATTTAAAACTTTTGTGTACATTTTAGAAAGTCTGTGCAACAAGCTTAAAGGTATAGTAAAAGGATAGCCCAAAActgacaattctgtcataatttactctcccacATCTCATACCAAACCTGTAAGTTTGGATAGTCTTtgaaacacacatacaaatattttaaattaacccTGAGCGGTTTATGTCACTCTATTAAAAGTCCAGGTAACCAAAACTTAAAAAGATGTCTTTGTGACTTGTTTTAAGACTAGACCCTTTCTctagtaagtaaataatgacagaacgtTCAGTTTTGGACGGACTATCACTTTAAAACAATCTGAAAAAGCCTTCACTTACATGAGCAGCATGTTTTTAAGGGACTGTAGTTTTGGTTTCAGGGATTTGTGTCCCAGAGAAAGAAACACTCTTTGAATAAAATCAAAGGTGTTCTTGAGCCCAAAAAGTAGCCACATGGCATCCGGGAGGTTTTCATTATTGTCCATCACAATGGCTCCTTCGAGGATAATTGCGGTGTGTGAATCCTCTAAATGCAGTGCTTGTGAAGAATCCTGGCTGCCTTCTTATCACAGTCAGAATCCCGATGGAAATCTGGGGTGTGTCACAATCACAatcctaataaaaaaataaataaatctcacaaATGTACATGTATCTTAAAGAATCAGGACCATCAATTTCTGCTCAACATACAACTAACAGAGATAAACAATGGTTAAAATATTGTGTGAAAGTTAGACATTGTAAAACGGAATGAACAGTACAATGACGGcagaacatacaaaaaaaaaaagaaaatgtacaattacatttaaaaagttttgtGTCTGGTCTGTTTCTGGGATAGTTGAATGAAGCATAACTGAATGCCTATTTGTGATGTATGTGTGTGGGATTAGAGTTTAGAATGAAATATACAAAGAATGGTACTTGCCAACGTTGCTTTGAAAAAGTCAGAGGTTTCTTCTCCAAAAAGGAGAGGAAGTCCACGAAGAACTGCTGTGCGATTAGCAGTGATGTCAGCGCCCTGGAAACAGAAGTTAAAATTAGTCAGaaagaaacccattttaaaatgaaGTGATGACAGtgccctgaaaaaaaaactattacataGAATTACATTTTACAGAATTTAGTTTAAGAAAGAAGCAATGACAAGCTTACCTTCAACTTAATTTGATCAAGAAacgaatataatttaaaatttactttGCATCATTAAAACAGCGGCAGCTGGTCAATGTCCTCTATAGCATctgataaaatacaataaataaaataaaaatcacagattaaaaaaaataatcagggCAGGGTAtcaaaagaaaaacagaacaagaacagaagtcaaatgtaaaaatgtaatcaatGAAAAAGCAATGGAAAAATAGAGCTGGAGAAGGGTTATGTGGAGATAGAAGCTCAGATGGATATGAGGGGCTCAGATGTTTAGggacttaaaaacaaaaactagggGTTTGAACTCTGAACCGGACAGAGAGCAATCAGCATGAAGTGAGACCAGGTTTGTTATGATGAAGTCCTTGTTGATTGAAGTGACACAAGAGTAATACCACAGGATTATAAGTATTTCTGACCAAAATACAATAAGCATTGTTaatcaaaatataacaaaaacacaataagTGACGTTATCTACATGATGTAACAAATCCACAGATGATGTGATGATGACAGATAAGCTCCAGACACAGACTCCGGGAGGAGCGGACAGTGTGTGCTTCAAGCAGGACAAAACAGAGACTGAAGGAAACACTGCACACGTCCCTCAGTGATGACCATCGACCTAAACTGACTTTCAGACTGTTTGCTGGACACACAGATGAAGATTTAAATCTGTATCAGCCTTTTCACTTAAACATAGCATCGAATTTACACGAGACTTTTCCCCCCGTGACTGCTGCTCACCTTTGATTCGCTCTGACGGagacaaaataaacatttcctcGTCGAGTCTTTTAATCTCCACAAAAAGCTGCAAATCTCTGACTCTAAAATCTTACAGACTCTAAACCAATGAGCGACTCGCACGCTCTTTTAAATACAGCAGAGGGGGCCTAACGGATACACCATTTCTGCATTTTGGACgtagaaatattttattatcaaCAATGAGCGGAAGAGGCAAAACAGGCGGCAAAGCGAGAGCGAAGGCCAAGACTCGCTCCTCCAGAGCAGGGCTGCAGTTCCCCGTCGGTCGTGTTCACAGACTTCTCCGCAAAGGGAACTACGCCGAGCGCGTCGGTGCCGGAGCTCCTGTCTATCTGGCGGCTGTGCTCGAGTATCTGACCGCTGAGATCCTGGAGTTGGCTGGAAACGCCGCGAGAGACAACAAGAAGACCCGCATCATTCCCCGTCACCTGCAGCTGGCGGTGCGCAATGATGAGGAGCTCAACAAACTCCTGGGTCGAGTGACCATCGCTCAGGGCGGCGTGCTGCCCAACATCCAGGCCGTGCTGCTGCCCAAGAAGACCGAGAAACCCGCCAAAGCCAAGTAAAACAGAGTTTGCTCCCTTTCTGAAacacaaaggctcttttaagagccacccatTTTATCTGATGGAGAGCGCTTTTTTCTTATATTGCCAACAGCGTTATGTTTTCACTTAAGTTGcattattaagaaattaaatgttcatgtaGAATATATAAATCTAGGTAGTCATGAACTGCAACGAACTGTGGTGGATTATGTTATTCTTTAGAGGGTGTCCTTTATAGTTCTGATTGAATGCAGATGGTAAGAAACCAATTCAACTCCGTCTCTGAAACACAAAGCCTCTTTTAAAAGCTACCAATTTCTAATGTCATGTCGTTTAACAACACccattagaaataaaaaataataggcGCTAGCTGTGGCacattatatttgtaaaatatattattcttTGGATTGTCGTTTGATAGTCTTTTTTTGGATGTGATTgtatacagatagatacagaaaTTCAGCTATGAAATACAACGTAAATATGAAGTCTAAAGTCAAGTGCTTGTGATGTTGAAGTAGCAAACCAGAACAAAGCATTTTGAGCGGGAAACAAAAGGCTATTTGAAAACCGGAGGTGTACAGTCATTGGCTAGCAGTCATGCGCAGATGTAACACATTAGCCAATCACAGGCCTCAGCACCTTTATGACGCCAGAAGCTGTGGCTGTACACTGCTTTAAAAGCAGGCGCCTAACACAGAGCAGCATTTCTACTTACTAAGAAGGAGAAGTACATCTCATCAATGGCAAGAACCAAGCAGACCGCTCGTAAATCCACCGGTGGTAAAGCCCCGAGGAAGCAGCTCGCTACTAAAGCTGCCCGGAAGAGCGCCCCAGCCACCGGCGGCGTCAAGAAGCCCCACCGTTACAGGCCCGGGACCGTGGCTCTCCGAGAGATCCGCCGCTATCAGAAGTCCACCGAGCTGCTGATCCGCAAACTGCCTTTCCAGCGTCTGGTGCGAGAGATCGCTCAGGATTTCAAAACGGACCTGCGCTTCCAGAGCTCCGCTGTCATGGCCCTGCAGGAGTCCAGCGAGGCTTATCTGGTCGGTCTGTTCGAGGACACCAACCTGTGCGCCATCCACGCTAAGAGAGTCACCATCATGCCCAAAGACATCCAGCTGGCCCGCCGCATCCGCGGAGAGCGCGCTTAAACCCGCCGCTGCATCAGCCGCGTCACAccccaaaggctcttttaagagccacctaCATCTCCCTCAAATGAGACCGTTTCCACTGGAACATGATAATGTAACGCATAAGCAATGACAATACTTCACATTTGGAAAATTCTTTCAATTTTACGCGTTTTATACGTTTTAGGGCCCCATTTCTTcaagtattaaaatataattcttcAACCATTTATATGTAAAATCATGAAAACCTGTACTGATTAACTGTATCAAAAGCTTTTGGCTGGTCTAAAAAAACAAGTACATTTTTGATTTTCAATTCCATGGGTaattagtgatgggatttatggctctttgaggggatccggatcttcgcgatccgttcctttcaaagagccgttcaaaagaacggctcttttggctctttttaaatatttagtcagttttaagaagccagcttgggggcatctcagtttatcctggaaataatcactgggaagaatgatgaggtgagatttgtagtcaaataattaaaactccgatatcacacaccaatatctgagtttgaattattctgaaatattgattattacctcgtttgtcatgtgtggactatattccatagggttgcacaaatccctctgcttagacagtgacatcactattttggatttacctttagtacaaagtgtgtgtgtgtgtaaagctacgttgacttatgttattcatacaatacctactcacgaataaacatcaaaaagaaagccggctgcaatgaatttatgtgcaaaacagcttttactacaaacacttccacacaagaacattgttatcacacaagaacattttgatagaaaacaaaaaatattt includes these proteins:
- the LOC132112021 gene encoding histone H2A-like, which encodes MSGRGKTGGKARAKAKTRSSRAGLQFPVGRVHRLLRKGNYAERVGAGAPVYLAAVLEYLTAEILELAGNAARDNKKTRIIPRHLQLAVRNDEELNKLLGRVTIAQGGVLPNIQAVLLPKKTEKPAKAK
- the LOC132111836 gene encoding histone H3-like, which encodes MARTKQTARKSTGGKAPRKQLATKAARKSAPATGGVKKPHRYRPGTVALREIRRYQKSTELLIRKLPFQRLVREIAQDFKTDLRFQSSAVMALQESSEAYLVGLFEDTNLCAIHAKRVTIMPKDIQLARRIRGERA